A stretch of Dietzia lutea DNA encodes these proteins:
- a CDS encoding PDR/VanB family oxidoreductase yields the protein MIRTHDEVELDTVVRSKEVLTDGVVSLLLVRADGESMPAWTPGAHIDIELADGIVRQYSLCGEPDDLSSWRIAILREPESRGGSRFIHDELSAGDRVRVKGPRNHFVLETSCQSILFIAGGIGITPIRTMVEEASRVGLDWNLVYGGRSRSSMAFADELVERHGERVRLLPHDEAGLLPLAELLSDVVPDRLVYCCGPEALISAVEDGVRHWPAGTLRMERFSPRQEEIGEQTSFEIEIGSTGQIVTVDEDTSALDALREAGFDIDVSCTEGVCGTCETGVLSGIPLHLDSVLTDDEREANDTMFPCVSRAKSERLTLNL from the coding sequence ATGATCCGCACCCATGATGAGGTCGAGCTCGACACAGTCGTGCGCTCGAAGGAGGTGCTCACAGACGGGGTGGTCTCACTTCTGCTCGTGCGCGCCGATGGCGAGAGCATGCCCGCCTGGACCCCGGGGGCACACATCGATATCGAGCTCGCCGACGGCATCGTGCGGCAGTACTCGCTCTGCGGCGAACCCGATGATCTGTCCAGCTGGCGGATCGCCATCCTGCGCGAGCCCGAGTCCCGCGGCGGCTCTCGATTCATCCACGACGAGTTGAGCGCCGGCGACCGCGTACGCGTCAAGGGGCCACGAAACCACTTCGTACTCGAGACGTCCTGCCAGAGCATCCTGTTCATCGCCGGTGGGATCGGCATCACCCCGATCCGCACGATGGTCGAGGAGGCCTCGCGAGTCGGGCTCGACTGGAATCTCGTCTACGGTGGACGCAGTCGGTCGTCGATGGCGTTCGCCGACGAACTCGTCGAACGACATGGTGAGCGCGTGCGACTGCTTCCCCACGACGAAGCCGGACTGCTCCCCCTGGCCGAGCTCCTCTCCGACGTGGTGCCCGATCGACTGGTCTACTGCTGCGGCCCTGAGGCTCTCATCTCAGCGGTCGAGGACGGCGTGCGCCACTGGCCGGCCGGCACGCTCCGGATGGAACGTTTCAGCCCGCGCCAGGAGGAGATCGGCGAACAGACGTCGTTCGAGATCGAGATCGGCTCCACCGGCCAGATCGTCACCGTCGACGAAGACACCTCAGCCCTCGACGCTCTCCGAGAGGCCGGTTTCGACATCGACGTCTCGTGCACCGAAGGCGTCTGCGGGACCTGCGAGACAGGGGTGCTGAGCGGCATCCCCCTACACCTGGACTCCGTACTCACCGACGACGAACGGGAAGCAAACGATACTATGTTCCCATGCGTCTCTCGCGCGAAGAGTGAGCGACTCACGCTCAACCTGTGA
- a CDS encoding ABC transporter ATP-binding protein, with product MTMNYTTPDEAVGVPGPTTGHHRAPEPGAATLSAIDVTLTYPSSGSTGRSEGVEALRNVTLEVPQGQFVALVGASGCGKTSLLNMFAGLVKQTSGSLTVNGEVPKCPPPSVGYMFARDGLLPWRRIERNVTLGLETDKNWSRTRAQERADQLLDMVGLNGFGKAFPRQLSHGMRQRAAIARTLAPDPSILLMDEPFAALDAQTKLRIQAEFSRILETSETPKTVLFVTHDLQEALLLADRVVVMLPRPGRIATDQFVDLRRPRSEHLADLMFEPTFRELHEELFHKLQEGETK from the coding sequence ATGACAATGAACTACACCACGCCGGACGAGGCTGTCGGCGTCCCCGGCCCGACCACGGGCCACCATCGGGCACCGGAACCCGGCGCCGCCACCCTGTCCGCCATCGACGTGACCCTGACCTACCCCTCAAGCGGCAGCACCGGGCGTTCCGAGGGCGTCGAGGCGCTACGCAACGTCACCCTCGAGGTGCCCCAGGGCCAGTTCGTCGCCCTCGTCGGCGCCAGCGGCTGTGGCAAGACCAGCCTGCTCAACATGTTCGCCGGGCTGGTCAAGCAGACCTCCGGATCACTGACAGTCAACGGCGAGGTCCCCAAGTGCCCCCCACCCAGCGTGGGCTACATGTTCGCCCGCGACGGCCTGCTGCCCTGGAGGCGCATCGAACGCAACGTCACCCTCGGACTCGAGACGGACAAGAACTGGTCACGTACACGCGCCCAGGAACGCGCCGACCAACTCCTCGACATGGTCGGACTCAACGGATTCGGCAAAGCCTTCCCCCGACAGCTCTCCCACGGCATGCGCCAGCGAGCCGCGATCGCCCGCACACTGGCCCCCGACCCGTCGATCCTGCTGATGGACGAGCCCTTCGCCGCCCTGGACGCCCAGACCAAACTGCGCATCCAGGCCGAGTTCTCCCGCATCCTCGAGACCTCCGAAACCCCCAAGACCGTGCTGTTCGTCACCCACGACCTCCAAGAAGCACTCCTGCTGGCCGATCGGGTCGTGGTCATGCTCCCCCGCCCGGGCCGGATAGCAACCGACCAGTTCGTCGACCTGCGCAGACCGCGCTCTGAGCATCTCGCCGACCTGATGTTCGAACCCACATTCCGTGAACTCCACGAAGAGTTGTTCCACAAGCTCCAGGAAGGCGAGACCAAGTGA
- a CDS encoding SDR family NAD(P)-dependent oxidoreductase: MDLGLTGANALITGASRGIGFAIATQLVAEGANVAICGRDENQLAEAAEKLTTQGPGRVHATPVDVSDADQINRWVTSAADDLAGLDIVVSNVSGMGGPGLEAWERNFRIDVLGFHHLMVAAHPHLQKSSRASVIALGTTAATETFGDPTVAYGSLKAALIHQISGYAQKWAGEGIRCNAVSPGPVLFEGGAWDTVRTNNPEMFERILGMIPRGSMASPQEIASVVTFLSSPAASIITGVNVVADGGFTKMVKF; this comes from the coding sequence ATGGACCTTGGACTCACCGGCGCGAACGCACTCATCACCGGCGCGAGCCGCGGCATCGGATTCGCGATCGCCACGCAGTTGGTGGCAGAAGGGGCCAACGTCGCCATCTGCGGACGCGACGAGAACCAACTCGCCGAGGCCGCCGAGAAACTCACCACCCAAGGACCCGGACGCGTCCACGCCACACCGGTGGACGTCTCCGACGCCGACCAGATCAACCGCTGGGTCACCTCGGCCGCCGACGACCTGGCAGGCCTGGACATCGTCGTGTCCAACGTCAGCGGCATGGGCGGCCCCGGACTTGAGGCATGGGAGCGCAACTTCCGCATCGACGTGCTGGGCTTCCACCACCTCATGGTCGCCGCACATCCCCACCTGCAGAAGTCCTCCCGCGCCTCGGTCATCGCGCTCGGCACCACCGCCGCCACCGAAACCTTCGGCGACCCGACCGTGGCCTACGGCTCCCTCAAGGCCGCGCTGATCCACCAGATCTCGGGCTACGCCCAGAAGTGGGCCGGCGAGGGCATCCGCTGCAACGCCGTCTCTCCCGGACCGGTGCTGTTCGAGGGCGGCGCCTGGGACACCGTCCGCACCAACAACCCCGAGATGTTCGAGCGCATCCTCGGGATGATTCCCCGCGGATCGATGGCCTCCCCGCAGGAGATCGCCTCGGTGGTCACCTTCCTGTCCAGCCCGGCGGCGAGCATCATCACCGGCGTCAACGTGGTGGCGGACGGGGGTTTCACGAAAATGGTCAAGTTTTGA
- the istA gene encoding IS21 family transposase, producing the protein MPVTVCSCRFYAWQLGCACFRTGGTVTDCRLVMSLLLQDRSYRDIEAIAGCSHRTVAKAKKVCREHGLTAAGQVEALSGEEIDALFADGRKTPSAEFVAFDVEEMVKRRSGKKKLPLRVLWANYLDTGGTPGQRHYSYQRFCQIIGEYVEVNQLTMRIMHVPGHTMQVDWAGTKMAIFDPVTGAKTTVSVFVATLPYSGMVFACGCVDEKMPSWLDAHLLAFEYFGGAAQVIVPDNASTASNQIARGDRAREVNREYRDFLEYHHTAAVPTRPVRPKDKGNVEAAVKVVTNWVIGRLADRRFASLDDLNEAIAAEVEAINDRTPFRGQKTSRRELFTEHEKSELIALPEARWQPVIWKKSKVNRDYHVEIATVKYSVPYTFAGQHVDAGDHRPHTHGHGWRGGHRLPHRLR; encoded by the coding sequence GTGCCAGTCACCGTGTGTTCGTGTCGGTTCTACGCGTGGCAACTGGGCTGCGCGTGTTTCCGAACAGGAGGCACGGTGACTGATTGCCGATTGGTGATGTCGCTACTGCTGCAGGACAGGTCCTACCGGGACATCGAGGCGATCGCGGGTTGCTCGCACCGCACGGTCGCGAAGGCGAAGAAGGTGTGTCGCGAGCATGGGCTGACCGCCGCCGGCCAGGTCGAGGCGCTCAGCGGCGAGGAGATCGACGCCTTGTTCGCCGACGGGCGTAAGACGCCGTCGGCGGAGTTCGTGGCCTTCGACGTGGAGGAGATGGTCAAGAGGCGCTCGGGCAAGAAGAAGCTACCGCTGCGAGTGCTCTGGGCCAACTACCTCGACACCGGCGGCACGCCGGGGCAACGGCACTACAGCTATCAGCGGTTCTGCCAGATCATCGGCGAGTACGTCGAGGTAAATCAGCTGACGATGAGGATCATGCACGTGCCCGGGCACACGATGCAGGTCGACTGGGCGGGCACGAAGATGGCGATCTTCGACCCCGTCACCGGCGCTAAGACCACAGTGTCGGTGTTTGTGGCCACGCTGCCGTACTCGGGGATGGTCTTCGCCTGCGGCTGCGTGGACGAGAAGATGCCGAGCTGGCTCGATGCCCACCTTCTGGCCTTCGAGTACTTCGGCGGCGCCGCCCAGGTGATCGTCCCGGACAATGCCTCGACGGCATCGAACCAGATCGCCCGCGGCGACCGGGCCCGCGAGGTCAACCGGGAGTACCGAGACTTCCTCGAATACCACCACACCGCCGCCGTACCCACTCGGCCGGTTCGCCCGAAAGACAAGGGCAACGTCGAAGCCGCGGTGAAGGTGGTGACGAACTGGGTGATCGGACGGCTGGCCGATCGACGGTTCGCGAGCCTGGACGATCTGAACGAGGCGATCGCCGCCGAGGTGGAGGCGATCAACGACCGGACACCGTTCCGCGGCCAGAAGACCAGCCGCCGCGAGCTATTCACCGAGCACGAGAAGTCCGAACTGATCGCTCTGCCCGAGGCTCGCTGGCAGCCGGTCATCTGGAAGAAGTCCAAGGTCAACCGGGACTATCACGTCGAGATCGCCACGGTGAAGTACTCGGTGCCCTACACCTTCGCCGGCCAGCACGTCGATGCGGGTGATCACCGGCCCCACACTCACGGTCATGGCTGGCGGGGAGGTCATCGCCTCCCACACCGTCTCCGGTAA
- a CDS encoding ATP-binding protein: MTSQFDPPDWYKSLQDAVIAESILNRIVAGAEIIALDGPNMRRHLATATP, encoded by the coding sequence GTGACCTCGCAGTTCGATCCGCCCGATTGGTACAAGTCGCTCCAAGACGCGGTCATCGCCGAATCGATCCTCAACCGCATCGTCGCCGGCGCCGAGATCATCGCCCTCGACGGACCCAACATGAGACGACACCTCGCCACGGCAACGCCATAG
- a CDS encoding AMP-binding protein: MEGRSVDDLLIGSWSMRPGVAVVTDEGSVSWASLRDRVERLAAVIDERVRPGGHVAVAGANTPETLVSYLACLVSGRAPVGINPKLARDEFAYLIDDAGIELLLGGAGVAQTVDSLDTRHGFTGLYWGGDAAESSWQAAIEAAQPNGTRPAAAPVAPLLYTSGTSGRPKGTRVRWVADPGQTVAEHIEQLASAGRMLPEGPHQVAGPLYHNGPLIAVRALLAGRTIVLPSRFDARGFLRLVQENGSASSVMVPTHLSRLLALESAERESFDTSSLQKVILTGAACPADVKRAVIRWWGPVVEEVYGGTESGTLCRISATEWLDHPGSVGRTVPGFQAVVVDRDGTPQDPGTTGRLYFRDASLRGIQYHNAPDKTAQAHLEPGTFTLGDVGYLDADGYVHITDRDVDMVVSGGVNIYPAEVERVLSQCPAVTDVAVIGVPNTDMGEELRALVSVSGPVTEADLDTFCRQQLAGYKCPRSYQFVDRLPRNDMGKLNKRQLRQTFWPDTRTIGG, from the coding sequence ATGGAAGGCCGAAGCGTGGATGACCTGCTCATTGGATCATGGTCGATGCGCCCCGGAGTGGCTGTGGTCACGGACGAGGGCAGCGTGTCATGGGCGTCGTTGCGTGATCGCGTCGAACGCCTGGCCGCCGTGATCGATGAGCGCGTCCGCCCGGGTGGGCACGTCGCAGTCGCGGGGGCGAACACTCCCGAGACGCTCGTGTCGTACCTGGCCTGCCTGGTGTCCGGGCGGGCCCCGGTCGGGATCAACCCCAAGCTGGCGCGCGACGAGTTCGCCTATCTGATCGACGACGCCGGCATCGAGCTGCTCCTCGGGGGGGCCGGCGTGGCGCAGACGGTGGACAGTCTGGACACCCGCCACGGATTCACCGGCCTCTACTGGGGTGGCGACGCGGCGGAGTCGTCCTGGCAGGCGGCCATCGAGGCCGCACAGCCCAACGGGACGCGTCCGGCGGCCGCCCCGGTCGCACCCCTGCTCTACACCTCGGGAACGAGCGGTCGCCCCAAGGGGACCCGCGTGCGGTGGGTCGCCGATCCCGGCCAGACCGTCGCCGAGCACATCGAGCAGCTCGCCTCCGCGGGCCGGATGCTGCCCGAGGGACCTCACCAGGTCGCCGGTCCGCTCTATCACAACGGTCCGCTGATCGCGGTGCGGGCACTGCTGGCCGGACGCACGATCGTGCTCCCGTCGCGCTTCGACGCGCGTGGATTCCTGCGTCTGGTGCAGGAGAACGGGTCGGCGTCCTCGGTCATGGTCCCGACCCACCTGTCGCGCCTGCTGGCCCTGGAGTCGGCCGAGCGGGAGAGCTTCGACACCTCGAGCCTGCAGAAGGTCATCCTCACCGGGGCGGCGTGCCCGGCCGATGTCAAAAGAGCCGTCATCCGGTGGTGGGGGCCGGTGGTCGAGGAGGTCTACGGCGGCACCGAGTCCGGCACCCTGTGCCGGATCAGCGCGACCGAATGGCTCGACCACCCCGGATCGGTCGGCCGCACAGTCCCCGGCTTCCAGGCGGTGGTGGTCGACCGGGACGGCACCCCCCAGGACCCCGGGACGACCGGGAGGCTGTACTTCCGGGACGCCTCACTGCGCGGAATCCAGTACCACAACGCCCCGGACAAGACCGCCCAGGCCCACCTCGAACCGGGCACCTTCACCCTCGGCGACGTGGGATACCTCGACGCCGACGGCTACGTCCACATCACCGACCGGGACGTGGACATGGTGGTCTCCGGCGGGGTGAACATCTACCCCGCCGAGGTCGAGCGGGTGCTCTCGCAGTGTCCGGCGGTCACCGACGTCGCCGTGATCGGCGTACCTAACACCGACATGGGCGAGGAACTGCGCGCCCTGGTCAGCGTCAGCGGCCCGGTCACCGAGGCCGACCTCGACACGTTCTGTCGACAGCAACTGGCGGGCTATAAATGCCCGCGCAGCTACCAGTTCGTCGACCGACTGCCCAGAAACGACATGGGCAAACTCAACAAGCGACAACTGCGCCAGACCTTCTGGCCTGACACCCGAACCATCGGAGGCTGA
- a CDS encoding 2Fe-2S iron-sulfur cluster-binding protein produces the protein MTEPVPHTTARVLPSGIVLSVAENETVMAAAHRAGYYWPTICGGHARCARCVMEIEDGAEAMSEASDEERSTLRKIRGAFRPESERLACQTTLRADVTVRRRGVRPQEPRNQQ, from the coding sequence TTGACCGAACCTGTCCCACACACAACGGCCCGGGTCCTTCCCTCCGGAATCGTCCTGTCGGTGGCAGAGAACGAGACCGTCATGGCCGCCGCGCACCGAGCCGGCTACTACTGGCCCACCATCTGCGGAGGCCACGCACGATGCGCCCGATGCGTCATGGAGATCGAAGACGGCGCCGAAGCAATGTCTGAAGCCTCCGACGAGGAGCGCAGCACTCTACGCAAGATACGAGGCGCATTCCGACCCGAATCCGAGCGGCTGGCCTGCCAGACCACACTCCGAGCAGACGTCACCGTGCGACGCCGCGGCGTAAGACCACAAGAGCCGAGGAATCAACAATGA
- a CDS encoding ABC transporter permease: MTRTFPPEVERPSEGEQPSAAPAATPTKKVPLAERRGLVLIGQIGFIVLVLGGWQLLVNIGVIEERFFGSPIGTYQQFVEMLVNGNLLEQTAATLQATMLALAIGVPAGVLIGLILALSPFLDKISSPFIVPLNSLPRIAFAPLFLLWFGLTIWAKVVLAVSIVVFIMLLNTRAGVRNVDPDLQSVSKLLGLKGWAVMRKVALPFAVPSVMAGFRLCVTYGLLGVVASEMIAARNGLGLEIVSNSNALNTNGVFAVLVMLAFVAVVLGFLTERFERWLLRWQ; this comes from the coding sequence GTGACCAGGACATTTCCCCCCGAGGTCGAGCGGCCTTCCGAGGGCGAGCAGCCCTCCGCGGCACCGGCGGCCACGCCCACCAAGAAAGTCCCCTTGGCCGAACGCCGCGGACTGGTACTCATCGGACAGATCGGCTTCATCGTCCTGGTGCTGGGTGGCTGGCAACTGCTGGTCAACATAGGCGTCATCGAGGAACGCTTCTTCGGTAGCCCCATCGGCACCTACCAGCAGTTCGTCGAGATGCTCGTCAACGGCAACCTCCTTGAACAGACCGCAGCAACACTGCAAGCCACCATGCTCGCCCTGGCCATCGGCGTACCCGCCGGCGTCCTGATCGGACTGATCCTGGCCCTCTCGCCCTTCCTCGACAAAATCAGCTCACCCTTCATCGTCCCCCTCAACAGCCTGCCCCGAATCGCCTTCGCACCACTGTTCCTGCTCTGGTTCGGACTGACCATCTGGGCCAAAGTCGTCCTGGCAGTGTCCATCGTCGTATTCATCATGCTGCTCAACACCCGCGCCGGCGTCCGCAACGTCGACCCCGACCTGCAATCGGTGTCCAAACTCCTGGGACTCAAAGGCTGGGCCGTCATGCGCAAAGTCGCCCTACCCTTCGCCGTACCCTCCGTCATGGCCGGCTTCCGACTCTGCGTCACCTACGGCCTGCTCGGCGTCGTCGCCAGCGAAATGATCGCCGCCAGAAACGGACTCGGCCTGGAAATCGTCTCCAACTCCAACGCCCTCAACACCAACGGCGTCTTCGCCGTCCTGGTCATGCTCGCCTTCGTCGCCGTCGTCCTGGGCTTCCTCACCGAACGCTTCGAACGCTGGCTCCTCCGCTGGCAATAA
- a CDS encoding aromatic ring-hydroxylating oxygenase subunit alpha, with the protein MSIDQEQLNEIHSNVHANRIEFPQELQFPEELGITAQDTKIPTERYTSPDVLSEEFEKVWMATWQLACREEEVANVGDYHEYVIGRQSYLIVRGEDGVLRAFQNTCRHRGKLIRTGSGNSDELRCGYHYWCWGLDGSLKDIPNKQWFPGADEDDLDLGEILCDVFGGFVFLNPDPHGPTLVDYLGPIVEQLTPYHLENLRATMHTVVELPCNWKVVLEAFIETYHVQGIHPQIMPYIDDFNTKFQVMGDHTRMIVPFGVPSMRLEHIDQAEVYEQYHTVAGKVATRDKKTPPPPPQKLTFPPEHFDDNGEWIGPGTVRDHLIEETRKRGKILGHDYSGLVEAQLVDDYHYHIFPSMAFNLHAGAMLLFRARPHATDPDRCWFDIYTLRVPDLNEPMPEPAPTEHLSIDTTSFGLVLDQDFDNIGEVQQGLHGRAVTEVTVGASEIRIINFYRTLLRYAQKDPSMTKKM; encoded by the coding sequence ATGAGCATCGACCAAGAACAGCTCAACGAGATACACAGCAACGTCCACGCCAACCGCATCGAGTTCCCGCAGGAACTCCAGTTCCCGGAGGAACTGGGCATCACCGCACAGGACACCAAAATCCCGACCGAGCGGTACACCAGCCCAGACGTGCTCTCGGAGGAGTTCGAGAAGGTCTGGATGGCAACGTGGCAGCTCGCCTGCCGTGAGGAGGAGGTGGCCAACGTCGGTGACTACCACGAGTACGTCATCGGCCGGCAGTCCTACCTCATCGTGCGGGGCGAGGATGGGGTCCTGCGGGCCTTCCAGAACACCTGCCGTCACCGCGGCAAGCTCATCCGGACGGGCTCGGGCAACAGCGACGAACTCCGGTGCGGGTACCACTATTGGTGCTGGGGACTCGACGGCTCACTCAAGGACATCCCGAACAAGCAGTGGTTCCCCGGCGCGGACGAGGACGACCTGGACCTCGGCGAGATCCTCTGCGACGTCTTCGGGGGCTTCGTCTTCCTCAACCCCGATCCCCACGGTCCCACACTCGTCGACTACCTCGGACCGATCGTCGAGCAGCTGACCCCGTACCACCTCGAGAACCTCCGGGCCACGATGCACACCGTCGTCGAGCTGCCCTGCAACTGGAAAGTCGTGCTCGAAGCCTTCATCGAGACCTACCACGTCCAGGGCATCCACCCGCAGATCATGCCGTACATCGACGACTTCAACACCAAATTTCAGGTCATGGGCGACCACACCCGGATGATCGTGCCGTTCGGCGTGCCGAGCATGCGGCTCGAGCACATTGACCAGGCCGAGGTGTACGAGCAGTACCACACCGTCGCCGGCAAGGTGGCCACGCGCGATAAGAAGACACCGCCCCCACCACCGCAGAAGCTCACTTTCCCCCCCGAGCACTTCGACGACAACGGGGAGTGGATCGGCCCCGGCACGGTCCGGGACCACTTGATCGAGGAGACCCGCAAGCGAGGCAAGATACTCGGCCACGACTACTCGGGCTTGGTCGAAGCCCAGCTCGTGGACGACTACCACTACCACATCTTCCCGTCGATGGCGTTCAATCTCCACGCCGGCGCGATGCTGTTGTTCCGGGCCCGCCCCCACGCGACCGACCCCGACCGATGCTGGTTCGACATTTACACCCTGCGGGTGCCCGATCTGAACGAGCCGATGCCCGAGCCCGCACCCACGGAGCATCTGAGCATCGACACCACCAGCTTCGGACTCGTCCTGGATCAGGACTTCGACAATATCGGCGAAGTCCAACAGGGCCTACATGGCCGAGCCGTGACCGAGGTGACCGTAGGAGCATCCGAGATCCGGATCATCAACTTCTACCGAACACTACTCAGGTACGCCCAAAAGGACCCATCCATGACCAAGAAGATGTGA